Proteins encoded in a region of the Octopus sinensis linkage group LG8, ASM634580v1, whole genome shotgun sequence genome:
- the LOC115215108 gene encoding uncharacterized protein LOC115215108 — translation MIFRNVWGVFILLLFNMVYRSSAKGGSNTTLCTKKHLILRPLKLYFQCGYTMRKDETNKAPTVFYPEIKEEPYDAYILIMVDPDANLDPRLYWLHWLKTEISYDAVKNGIHAEPSDEVAYEGPSPPSGIHRYQFFLYGENLNKLKLPSMRSGRLFDFVKFEKTNRLQVISSFQYLVSA, via the exons atgatCTTCCGGAATGTTTGGGGTGTGTTTATCCTGTTGCTTTTCAACATGGTCTatcgcagttcagcaaaaggcgGTAGCAATACCACCTTGTGTACCAAGAAACATCTAATTCTTCGTCCACTGAAGTTATACTTTCAATGTGGTTATACGATGCGGAAAGACGAAACGAACAAAGCGCCTACTGTGTTTTATCCAGAAATTAAG GAGGAGCCATATGATGCATATATTCTGATTATGGTTGATCCAGATGCCAATTTAGATCCCCGTTTATACTGGTTGCATTGGTTGAAAACAGAAATTTCT tATGATGCTGTGAAAAATGGCATTCATGCAGAGCCTTCTGACGAAGTGG CCTATGAAGGTCCGAGCCCACCTTCAGGTATCCATCGATATCAGTTTTTTCTGTATGGAGAAAATCTCAATAAACTCAAACTGCCATCAATGCGATCAGGTCGTTTATTTGATTTCGTAAAATTTGAAAAGACCAACAGGTTACAAGTTATAAGTAGTTTTCAATACTTGGTTTCTGCTTAA